The proteins below are encoded in one region of Triticum aestivum cultivar Chinese Spring chromosome 1B, IWGSC CS RefSeq v2.1, whole genome shotgun sequence:
- the LOC123122021 gene encoding uncharacterized protein YpgQ, translating into MWTRAHMSVAPRQGAVRRRQDPPSSVRVSVAAPDPNGLSAASCSAHRTQKMAAAAVRCAEELVEREMSGRDASHDAAHALRVRDLALSLAAEQGVSSPDRLLIVELAALLHDIGDYKYTKDNVEDMSIVKRFLEEVGLEEGQREEIVAIITGMGFKNEVSKKLNAEPTLEFAIVQDADRLDAIGAIGVARCFTYGGSKNSALHDPNVLPRDNLSKEKYMSKEEKQTSINHFHEKLFKLKDMMKTEAGKKRAEKRHKFMENFVAEFYEEWSGKA; encoded by the exons ATGTGGacccgggcccacatgtcagtggccccACGTCAGGGGGCAGTACGCCGACGGCAAGACCCACCTTCCTCTGTCCGTGTCTCAGTAGCAgcccccgaccccaacggactctcAGCCGCCTCCTGCTCTGCACACCGCACACAgaaaatggcggcggcggcggtgcgatgTGCTGAGGAGCTGGTTGAGAGAGAGATGAGCGGACGCGACGCCTCCCACGACGCCGCGCACGCGCTCCGCGTCCGGGACCTCGCGCTCTCCCTCGCCGCCGAGCAGGGCGTCTCCTCCCCCGACCGCCTCCTCATC GTGGAACTGGCTGCTCTCCTGCACGACATCG GTGATTACAAGTACACCAA GGATAATGTGGAGGATATGAGCATCGTCAAAAGGTTTCTTGAAGAGGTGGGGTTGGAGGAGGGACAGAGGGAGGAAATAGTGGCCATTATTACAGGGATGG GATTCAAAAATGAGGTTTCAAAGAAGCTTAATGCGGAGCCCACTCTTGAGTTTGCAATCGTGCAAGATGCAGATCGTCTGGATGCAATTGGTGCAATTG GTGTCGCAAGATGTTTTACATATGGAGGGAGCAAGAACAGTGCATTGCATGATCCTAATGTACTTCCGCGGGATAATTTGTCAAAGGAGAAGTACATGTCCAAGGAGGAGAAACAAACATCAATAAATCATTTCCATGAGAAGCTTTTTAAGTTGAAGGACATGATGAAAACAGAG GCTGGGAAAAAGAGAGCTGAGAAAAGGCACAAATTCATGGAGAATTTTGTGGCTGAATTCTATGAAGAGTGGAGTGGCAAGGCTTGA
- the LOC123122012 gene encoding cytochrome P450 86B1 yields MGAMDALISSGAHNATTAPFLGAGGLASLLPQVQTVEVLVAVFIFVAIHSLRQRRSLGLPSWPVVGMLPSLLLGVRGDMYEWITGVLKARGGTFTFRGPWFTNLHCVVTADPRNLEHLLKTKFGNFPKGPYFRDTVRDLLGDGIFGADDEVWRQQRKAASLEFHSAEFRALTASSLVELVHRRLLPVLAETEAAGAAVDLQDVLLRLTFDNVCMIAFGADPGCLQKGLPEIPFARAFEDATEATIVRFVTPTAVWRGMRALGVGHERVLRRSLAGVDEFAYDVIRKRREELAAAAAAGREEDAAGGLRRADLLTIFTKMRGADGAPAYSDKFLRDICVNFILAGRDTSSVALAWFFWLLSKNRGVEAKILEEVEGIVAARGRCGEVEEELVFQPEEVKRMEYLHAALSEALRLYPSVPVDHKEVVEDEVFPDGTVLKKGTKVIYAMYSMGRMESIWGEDCREYRPERWLKDGRFMGESAYKFTAFNGGPRLCLGKDFAYYQMKFAAASILRRYHVDVVQGHPVAPKLALTLFMKHGLKVTLAKRDDKAKL; encoded by the exons ATGGGCGCCATGGACGCGCTCATTTCGAGCGGCGCGCACAACGCCACCACGGCCCCGTTCCTCGGCGCCGGCGGCCTTGCCAGCCTGCTCCCGCAGGTGCAGACGGTGGAGGTCCTCGTGGCAGTTTTCATCTTCGTCGCCATCCACTCGCTGCGGCAGCGGCGCTCGCTGGGCCTCCCGTCGTGGCCGGTGGTCGGCATGCTCCCGTCCCTCCTCCTCGGCGTCCGGGGCGACATGTACGAGTGGATCACCGGCGTCCTCAAGGCGCGCGGCGGCACGTTCACGTTCCGCGGGCCGTGGTTCACCAACCTGCACTGCGTCGTCACCGCCGACCCGCGGAACCTGGAGCACCTGCTCAAGACCAAGTTCGGCAACTTCCCCAAGGGCCCCTACTTCCGCGACACCGTGCGCGACCTCCTCGGCGACGGCATCTTCGGGGCCGACGACGAGGTGTGGCGGCAGCAGCGCAAGGCGGCCAGCCTCGAGTTCCACTCCGCCGAGTTCCGCGCGCTCACGGCCAGCTCGCTGGTGGAGCTCGTGCACCGGCGGCTGCTGCCCGTGCTGGCCGAGACCGAGGCGGCCGGCGCGGCCGTGGACCTGCAGGACGTGCTCCTCCGCCTCACCTTCGACAACGTGTGCATGATTGCCTTCGGCGCCGACCCCGGGTGCCTCCAGAAGGGCCTCCCGGAGATCCCGTTCGCCCGCGCGTTCGAGGACGCCACCGAGGCCACCATCGTGCGCTTCGTCACGCCCACCGCGGTGTGGCGCGGGATGCGCGCCCTGGGCGTGGGCCACGAGCGGGTGCTCCGGCGGTCGCTGGCCGGCGTCGACGAGTTCGCGTACGACGTGATCAGGAAGCGCAgggaggagctcgccgccgccgccgcggccggccgcgaggaggacgcCGCCGGCGGGCTCCGCAGGGCCGACCTGCTGACCATCTTCACCAAGATGCGCGGCGCCGACGGCGCCCCCGCCTACTCGGACAAGTTCCTCCGCGACATCTGCGTCAACTTCATCCTGGCCGGGCGCGACACGTCGTCCGTGGCGCTGGCGTGGTTCTTCTGGCTGCTCAGCAAGAACCGCGGCGTGGAGGCCAAGATCCTGGAGGAGGTAGAGGGCATCGTGGCGGCGCGGGGTCGCTgcggggaggtggaggaggagctggTGTTCCAGCCGGAGGAGGTGAAGCGGATGGAGTACCTCCACGCCGCGCTCTCGGAGGCGCTCCGGCTCTACCCGTCCGTCCCCGTCGACCACAAGGAG GTTGTGGAGGACGAGGTGTTCCCCGACGGCACGGTGCTGAAGAAGGGCACCAAGGTGATCTACGCCATGTACTCCATGGGGAGGATGGAGAGCATCTGGGGGGAGGACTGCAGGGAGTACAGGCCGGAGCGGTGGCTCAAGGACGGCCGCTTCATGGGCGAGTCCGCCTACAAGTTCACCGCCTTCAACGGCGGACCGCGCCTCTGCCTCGGCAAGGACTTCGCCTACTACCAGATGAAgttcgccgccgcctccatcctccGCCGCTACCACGTCGACGTCGTCCAGGGACACCCGGTGGCGCCCAAGCTGGCGCTCACGCTCTTCATGAAGCATGGGCTCAAGGTGACGCTGGCCAAGAGGGACGACAAGGCCAAGCTCTGA